Proteins from a single region of Salvelinus fontinalis isolate EN_2023a chromosome 15, ASM2944872v1, whole genome shotgun sequence:
- the gphb5 gene encoding LOW QUALITY PROTEIN: glycoprotein hormone beta-5 (The sequence of the model RefSeq protein was modified relative to this genomic sequence to represent the inferred CDS: inserted 5 bases in 3 codons; substituted 1 base at 1 genomic stop codon), whose protein sequence is MTQRRGAQWLCYVLLCCTVLXSWHXTPIQASSVNLPRFIGCAVXEFTFQARKPGCGGLHITTDTCWGRCETWDKPVLDPPYIXSYHRVCTCNKTHLVTVQLPNCSANMDPMYTYPVALRCDCGVCLTSTTECITYV, encoded by the exons ATGACCCAGAGGAGAGGTGCGCAGTG GTTGTGTTATGTGCTGCTGTGCTGTACAGTGCTGTAGTCATGGCA TACACCAATCCAGGCTTCATCCGTCAACCTGCCCCGCTTCATTGGCTGTGCTG CGGAGTTTACTTTCCAGGCCAGGAAACCAGGCTGTGGCGGGCTGCACATCACCACGGACACCTGCTGGGGGCGCTGTGAGACCTGGGAC aaGCCTGTCCTGGACCCTCCCTACAT GTCCTACCATCGTGTGTGTACCTGCAACAAGACACACCTGGTGACGGTGCAGCTGCCTAACTGCTCAGCCAACATGGACCCCATGTATACCTACCCTGTAGCCCTGAGGTGTGA cTGTGGAGTGTGTCTGACCAGCACCACTGAGTGTATCACCTATGTCTGA